The Pseudomonadota bacterium genome includes the window AGCGCTTCGATTACCAGCAGGGGTGGGCAGGCTCCGGCGCCGCGTCCTGACTCATACCGGCGAATTGTGCGGCCTGACTTACCTGTCATGGAGGCAACCTCCTCTATAGAAAGACCAGCTTTTTCACGCAGAAGGGAAAAATTGTCGAGATTAGGAAGATCATTTGTCATGGATCAAATCCTGGGAATTTTTTTGTCAAAATGGCATAATTTTTCCCGGAAGGATACAGGAAAATTAGAACAAAAATAGAACTTTTGTACTTTTTTAGAAGCACAGCTATTGCTCAGAATAAAGCAAATACGCCGGAATCTGTTGTCTGGTCTGCGTAACTAAATTCTCGCTAAAACAAAGACAATTTCTACGGGCTACCACCCCTCGACGCCGGCCGGGGAATCCTTCATGGTGGCGGGATGAGCGAGCCCCACCAGATTCCCCCGGACGCCCTGTACCTGATTGACGGGTCAGGCTTTATCTTCAGGGCTTTCCATGCCCTCCCCATGCTCACGCGCCCCGACGGCACGCCCGTCAACGCTGTACTGGGCTTTACCAACATGCTGATGAAGCTGCTGGGTGACCTGCACGCCAGCCGCGTGGCCGTGATTTTCGATGCTGCCCGAAAGAACTGGCGCAACGACGTATATCCGGACTACAAGGCCCACCGGCCCCCGCCCCCACCCGAACTTGTTCCTCAGTTTTCCCTGATCCGCGAGGCGACCGAGGCCTTCAGCCTGCCCGCCATCGAGCAGGAGGGGTTCGAGGCCGACGACCTCATCGCCACTTATGCCCGCCAGGCGCGGGACAGGGGGATGCAGGTCATGATCGTCTCATCCGACAAGGACCTGATGCAGCTGATCGGCCCGGGCATCAGCCTGCTGGACCCCATCCGCTACAAGCCCATCGGCCCGGCGGAGGTTCTGGAAAAATTCGGCGTTCCTCCTGAAAAAGTCACTGATGTCCAAGCCTTGGCCGGCGACAGCACCGACAATGTGCCCGGCGTTCCGGGCATCGGGGTCAAGACCGCCGCCCAGCTGATCAATGAGTATGGCTCGCTGGACAATCTTCTGGCCAACGCCGGCAACATCCCCCAGCCCAGGCGGCGGGAGCTGTTGCAAACCCATGCCGACCAGGCCCGCATCTCCCTGCGGCTGGTGCGGCTGGACGACCAGTCCCCCCTGCCCGTTCCGGTGGACAGCCTGGAAGTGCACCGGCTGGACCGGGCGCGGCTGCGGGCTTTTCTTGAAAAGCAGGGATTCCGCTCTATCCTGTCGCGCCTGGACAAGATCGCCCCCAACGGCGGGCCGGACGAGCCTCTGCCTTCCGAAACCTTGGCCGACCCCCTTCCCCCTCCCGTCCAGGAAGCCCCTGAAAAAACCGGCCCCGTAACCCGCCACTACCAGCTGGTCCAGGACGTGATGGCCCTGAAAAAATGGATCGACAAGGCCACCGAACAGGGCTTCGTGGCCGTGGACACGGAAACCGACAGCCTGGAGGCCGTCACGGCCCGGCTGGTGGGCGTATCGCTGGCCACGGCAGCGGGTCATGCCTGCTATATCCCGGTGGGCCACATCGCGCCCAATGCGCAGCAGGCGGTACCCGGCATGCTGGCACTGGAGGAAGAACCGGAAAAGCCCCCCCAGATCCCGCTGGACCAGGCCATCGCCCTGCTGAAGCCAATGCTGGAGGATCCGTCCGTCCTGAAGATCGGCCAGAACCTGAAATACGACATGCAGGTGCTGGACCGCTATGGTATCCGCCTGTCGCCCTGGGACGATACCATGCTGCTCAGCTATGTTCTGGACGCGGGCCTGCACGGCCACGGCATGGACGAACTGGCGAAGATCCACTGCGGTGAAACGCCCATTACCTACAAGGACGTGACCGGCACGGGCAAAAGCCAGGTGACCTTCGACCGCGTACCACTGGACCGTGCGCTGGCCTATTCAGCCGAAGATGCGGATATCACCCTGCGCCTGCACACAGCTCTGAAGCCGCGCCTGGTCATGGACCGCATGACCGCTGTGTACGAGACCATC containing:
- the polA gene encoding DNA polymerase I: MSEPHQIPPDALYLIDGSGFIFRAFHALPMLTRPDGTPVNAVLGFTNMLMKLLGDLHASRVAVIFDAARKNWRNDVYPDYKAHRPPPPPELVPQFSLIREATEAFSLPAIEQEGFEADDLIATYARQARDRGMQVMIVSSDKDLMQLIGPGISLLDPIRYKPIGPAEVLEKFGVPPEKVTDVQALAGDSTDNVPGVPGIGVKTAAQLINEYGSLDNLLANAGNIPQPRRRELLQTHADQARISLRLVRLDDQSPLPVPVDSLEVHRLDRARLRAFLEKQGFRSILSRLDKIAPNGGPDEPLPSETLADPLPPPVQEAPEKTGPVTRHYQLVQDVMALKKWIDKATEQGFVAVDTETDSLEAVTARLVGVSLATAAGHACYIPVGHIAPNAQQAVPGMLALEEEPEKPPQIPLDQAIALLKPMLEDPSVLKIGQNLKYDMQVLDRYGIRLSPWDDTMLLSYVLDAGLHGHGMDELAKIHCGETPITYKDVTGTGKSQVTFDRVPLDRALAYSAEDADITLRLHTALKPRLVMDRMTAVYETIERPLVRVIADMERTGVKVDRQALAHLGQDFGQRMQVIEADLHRLAGQSFNPASPKQLGEILFDRMGLPGGVKTRTGMWSTDSEVLEPLAEQGVEIASRILDWRQLAKLKNTYADALHEQINPQTGRVHTSFSMAATTTGRLAATNPNLQNIPIRTEEGRKIRQAFIAEPGHVLV